From a single Lentisphaera profundi genomic region:
- a CDS encoding LON peptidase substrate-binding domain-containing protein — protein sequence MSLNKKLYLIPIHNPIIFPGVKTRIDIPYHYEETIQKLLDSPGNLILAYQQEGLEPQLYNTASLVCIENFDKKADGHWELLVKAYARASLNEPNLIKAHEQSSDYQLLSYLDEEFISSEEEANIKGALQIKIKKNFPNMAPHLYSELMEDFSISKFLHYLCFSSNKSQNTKIELLKYTSLYKLYQKLIDGFMK from the coding sequence ATGTCGTTAAATAAAAAACTCTACCTCATCCCGATCCACAACCCCATTATTTTCCCCGGTGTAAAAACACGCATAGACATACCGTATCACTACGAGGAAACTATCCAAAAGCTCCTTGATTCTCCCGGAAACCTGATCCTTGCCTACCAACAAGAAGGCTTAGAACCACAACTATATAATACCGCTAGCCTCGTATGTATAGAAAATTTTGACAAGAAAGCCGATGGTCACTGGGAACTACTCGTAAAAGCTTACGCTAGAGCAAGCCTCAACGAGCCAAACCTCATTAAGGCCCACGAACAAAGTAGTGATTACCAATTACTCTCTTATCTTGATGAAGAATTTATTTCTAGCGAGGAAGAGGCTAACATAAAAGGTGCTTTACAAATAAAAATAAAGAAGAATTTCCCCAACATGGCTCCTCACCTTTACAGTGAACTCATGGAAGACTTCTCTATTTCTAAATTCCTTCACTACCTCTGTTTTAGCTCAAACAAAAGTCAAAATACAAAGATTGAGCTACTAAAGTACACTTCACTCTATAAGCTATATCAAAAACTGATTGATGGATTCATGAAGTAA
- a CDS encoding D-glycero-alpha-D-manno-heptose-1,7-bisphosphate 7-phosphatase, translating into MKTIFIDRDGCVNVRLVGNWVMTWDDFEFMPGAIEGIALLKKAGYRLILVTNQRCINLGKFSLDGLNNLHSQMQDELKSEGGFFDKIYHCPHDRHENCGCRKPQAGMLLQAAKDFDDIDLRNSIMLGDQESDRLAAKAAEVGCFYQISHNQTIADAAKIILSSK; encoded by the coding sequence ATGAAGACCATTTTTATTGACCGCGATGGTTGCGTCAATGTTCGTTTAGTCGGTAATTGGGTAATGACTTGGGATGATTTCGAATTCATGCCAGGTGCTATAGAAGGAATTGCACTCCTCAAAAAAGCTGGCTACCGCTTAATCTTAGTCACCAACCAACGTTGCATAAACTTAGGGAAATTTTCCCTGGACGGCTTAAATAACTTACATTCACAAATGCAAGATGAGCTAAAAAGCGAAGGTGGATTTTTCGACAAAATCTATCACTGTCCTCACGATAGACACGAAAATTGCGGATGTCGCAAACCCCAAGCGGGGATGCTTTTGCAAGCAGCAAAGGACTTTGATGACATTGACTTAAGAAACAGCATAATGTTGGGTGACCAAGAGAGTGATCGCTTAGCTGCAAAAGCCGCCGAAGTTGGATGCTTCTATCAAATTTCACATAATCAGACAATTGCGGACGCCGCAAAAATCATACTATCTTCTAAATAA
- the ptsP gene encoding phosphoenolpyruvate--protein phosphotransferase — MSDIVDILKEVTNSILNHDPTSKILQKVTELVCEKLHLDVCSIYTFDSKKKTLNLRANTGFLKKTQVSFSIKEGLTGLVYREQNALNLTKPMDHPSFTLVNSIGEEKFQSYLGIPMIDSSGLTLGCFVIQTRFTSMLDESAVDLANTLASQMATLISQEGLQRVLSDHTIQDRDEIAQALEDDEPDSHIDLKLEGSAVSPGVIHGPIRMLNTREIWDRIVLETGENRQIETGRLEEALKLSCEETVHIQERAQKVFIEADASIFFAQLLLLEDENFIKDMYFGIDFYSYTAEASVKNTVEKYIKKFQEARLPQLRERALDLLDVGIRLILQLQGLGLEQEVSQQKVILVAPEIMPSDLVRIPNENILAIVCSHGGSTSHTAILSRSLQIPAVMGVNDIDELCEAGDTFLVDGDNGSIVINPGDEILKMYEERLSVGVVNIEHPTVNLPTLSKDQVSIKMRGNICMVSDFKLLEKVQNDGVGLYRTEFMFMMHENFPVENEQYRIFRQVAKLGEPNSVVIRALDIGGDKPLSYFDHGTETDPMLGYRSIRILLEHPEVFIPHLRAMLRAAQRGNMKILFPMIAHYEDVVALKKVIKEQVAELRKIYGRKFKIPPLGAMIEMPSAVCQLNELLDYFDFVSIGTNDLVQYFFAVDRGNKKVSNYFCPMHPLILRVLKKIIDSCTERNKPVSICGEIASNPLATPILIGIGLIDFSMTPMQLSKIKHLTSQLDSKKCSKLARKALQCSTQQEVIDLVEAFYKKEKISIEY, encoded by the coding sequence TTGAGTGATATCGTTGACATACTTAAAGAAGTAACCAACTCAATACTAAACCATGACCCCACCTCCAAGATTTTACAGAAGGTGACTGAGTTAGTATGTGAGAAGTTACATTTGGATGTTTGCAGTATCTACACCTTTGATAGCAAGAAAAAAACGCTCAACCTTCGAGCCAACACCGGATTCCTCAAGAAAACACAAGTTTCATTCTCCATTAAAGAAGGCTTAACCGGACTTGTTTATCGCGAACAAAACGCCCTCAATTTGACCAAACCCATGGATCACCCCAGTTTCACTCTCGTTAATTCTATCGGTGAAGAAAAATTTCAGTCATACCTCGGCATCCCTATGATTGATAGTAGTGGACTAACCCTTGGCTGCTTCGTGATCCAAACTCGCTTCACTTCCATGCTTGATGAATCTGCCGTGGATTTAGCCAATACCTTAGCTTCGCAAATGGCCACACTCATTTCACAAGAAGGCCTACAAAGAGTTTTATCTGATCACACAATTCAAGACCGCGATGAAATTGCACAAGCCTTGGAAGATGATGAACCAGATAGTCACATCGACTTAAAACTTGAAGGCTCAGCAGTCTCCCCAGGTGTCATTCACGGCCCCATTCGCATGCTCAACACAAGAGAAATCTGGGATAGAATCGTACTTGAAACAGGCGAAAATCGTCAAATTGAAACAGGGCGCCTTGAGGAAGCCCTAAAGCTTTCCTGCGAAGAAACTGTTCACATTCAAGAACGTGCTCAAAAAGTTTTCATAGAAGCTGACGCCTCTATATTTTTTGCTCAATTACTTCTCCTCGAAGATGAGAACTTCATTAAAGATATGTATTTTGGCATAGATTTTTATAGCTACACGGCCGAAGCCTCAGTAAAAAACACTGTCGAAAAGTACATAAAAAAATTCCAAGAAGCACGCCTTCCCCAATTACGTGAACGAGCTCTCGATCTACTTGATGTCGGCATCCGTCTTATACTTCAATTGCAAGGGCTCGGCTTAGAGCAAGAAGTAAGCCAACAAAAAGTCATTCTTGTTGCCCCTGAAATAATGCCCTCAGATCTCGTTCGCATTCCAAATGAAAATATATTAGCTATTGTCTGCTCTCATGGCGGCAGCACCTCTCACACCGCCATACTCTCACGTTCACTTCAAATCCCTGCAGTCATGGGTGTTAACGATATTGATGAACTATGCGAAGCAGGCGATACATTCTTGGTCGATGGAGATAACGGCTCTATTGTTATCAATCCTGGCGATGAAATCCTCAAAATGTACGAAGAACGCCTAAGTGTTGGCGTTGTTAATATCGAACACCCTACCGTCAACCTACCTACACTCAGCAAGGATCAAGTATCCATTAAGATGCGTGGTAATATATGCATGGTGAGTGACTTTAAGCTGCTCGAAAAAGTGCAAAATGACGGAGTTGGACTCTACCGTACTGAGTTCATGTTTATGATGCATGAAAATTTTCCTGTTGAAAATGAGCAGTATAGAATTTTCCGCCAAGTCGCCAAACTAGGCGAACCCAATTCAGTTGTCATTCGTGCACTTGATATTGGTGGAGATAAACCCTTATCCTACTTTGATCACGGCACAGAAACTGATCCCATGCTAGGGTATAGGTCCATAAGAATTTTACTTGAGCATCCAGAGGTCTTCATCCCACATCTTCGCGCTATGTTACGTGCAGCACAGAGAGGAAACATGAAGATACTTTTCCCTATGATAGCTCATTACGAAGATGTGGTTGCACTCAAAAAAGTCATCAAAGAACAAGTTGCTGAATTAAGAAAAATTTACGGCCGCAAATTTAAAATTCCGCCCCTCGGTGCCATGATTGAAATGCCCTCTGCTGTTTGCCAACTCAACGAACTCCTTGATTACTTCGACTTTGTTAGTATTGGCACAAATGATCTAGTCCAATATTTCTTTGCAGTTGATAGAGGCAACAAAAAAGTCTCTAACTACTTCTGTCCGATGCACCCTTTAATCCTACGTGTCTTGAAAAAAATCATTGATTCATGTACCGAAAGGAATAAACCAGTTTCGATCTGTGGTGAAATAGCCAGCAATCCATTAGCCACCCCCATACTTATTGGAATCGGCCTAATAGATTTTTCAATGACGCCTATGCAACTCAGTAAAATCAAACACCTCACCTCTCAGCTTGACTCGAAAAAATGTAGCAAGCTAGCAAGAAAAGCTTTACAGTGCTCTACGCAACAAGAAGTTATTGACCTTGTCGAGGCCTTTTATAAAAAAGAGAAGATTTCCATAGAGTATTAA
- the rph gene encoding ribonuclease PH — protein MRVDGRQNEQLREIRFERGFVKNSLGSALSACGLTEVICTVNIKEGLPSWKRSGSGGWLTAEYRMLPGATHTRSKRESAVGGRSSEIQRLIGRTLRAAVDLDKLGDRTIQIDCDVLNADGGTRCASINGAMLALMVALKKMEEQGHSIEGVIKKPLAAISVGVVGGEVMLDLCYKEDSAADVDMNVIMTASGDFVEVQGTGEEAVFSRAELNALLDAGEKGTSEISAELAKIYPEFFL, from the coding sequence ATGAGAGTAGATGGACGTCAAAACGAGCAACTAAGAGAGATTCGCTTCGAGCGTGGATTTGTAAAGAATTCCCTGGGATCAGCTCTTTCGGCCTGCGGTCTTACCGAGGTTATTTGTACAGTGAATATAAAAGAAGGTTTGCCATCATGGAAACGTTCTGGTTCAGGAGGTTGGTTGACGGCCGAGTATCGCATGCTTCCGGGAGCAACTCATACGAGATCCAAGAGAGAAAGTGCAGTTGGCGGGCGCTCGTCAGAAATCCAACGACTCATAGGTAGGACTCTGCGTGCAGCTGTCGATTTGGATAAATTAGGTGATCGGACGATCCAAATAGATTGCGATGTACTCAATGCAGATGGAGGTACAAGATGTGCTTCTATTAATGGTGCAATGCTAGCTTTGATGGTGGCTTTGAAAAAGATGGAAGAGCAAGGGCATAGTATTGAAGGAGTTATAAAGAAACCACTCGCAGCTATTAGTGTCGGCGTTGTTGGTGGTGAAGTAATGTTAGATTTATGTTATAAAGAAGATTCAGCTGCTGATGTTGATATGAATGTAATTATGACGGCAAGTGGTGATTTTGTCGAGGTTCAAGGGACAGGGGAAGAAGCTGTGTTTAGTCGAGCAGAATTGAACGCCTTGCTTGATGCCGGAGAAAAGGGTACGAGTGAAATTAGTGCTGAACTCGCAAAAATTTATCCGGAATTCTTTCTCTAG
- a CDS encoding riboflavin synthase, with protein MFGGIIKHSGSVHSISGNNSNGIVLELETSIVSQVQIGDSVGVNGVCLTVTEIISDSILKFDVWPESLQRTTLADLKIAQEVHVDLPLKASDFIGGHPVLGHVDFVGSIVSMSQVDNASQLKIWIALPAEYSSLIPARGSIAVDGVSLTITGRNENSFAISLIPETLRLTHLGELKAGDALNIEVDFSSRALQDKSGMINLANEAETISDKIDTIAAAIDTYTKGGLLLIQNKESFALCSSAEKITDRNLSFALSLSRTPCTVAVTEGLAEKLFIPAPVINTKAEERRFLLPVNHRANELHDYTTAAMKKSISLFCSDELTIDDWMTPGNINPLQIYGANSSSRPGLPEAAVALCFKSKLPHAAICQNLIDADGKEMNSEQAHVISTRYQIPIYQVSELISENSELFEDDYFGDL; from the coding sequence ATGTTTGGCGGAATAATAAAACACAGCGGATCAGTACATTCAATTTCTGGCAACAACTCTAATGGCATCGTTCTTGAGCTAGAGACCTCTATTGTTTCACAAGTTCAAATCGGGGATTCCGTAGGAGTAAACGGCGTTTGCTTAACTGTTACGGAAATCATTTCTGATTCGATCCTCAAGTTTGACGTATGGCCGGAATCTCTACAAAGAACAACTCTCGCTGATCTGAAAATCGCTCAAGAAGTCCACGTTGATCTCCCTCTCAAAGCTAGTGATTTTATTGGGGGCCACCCTGTATTAGGCCATGTTGATTTTGTCGGCTCTATTGTATCTATGAGCCAAGTTGATAATGCGAGTCAGCTAAAAATCTGGATTGCCTTACCCGCTGAATACTCTAGTCTCATTCCAGCTCGTGGCTCAATTGCTGTTGATGGCGTCAGCTTGACCATCACAGGACGAAACGAAAACTCATTTGCCATCTCATTAATCCCAGAAACCCTACGCCTTACCCACCTCGGCGAACTTAAAGCTGGCGACGCCCTAAATATAGAAGTAGATTTTAGTAGCCGAGCTCTTCAAGACAAATCAGGGATGATTAACCTAGCTAATGAAGCAGAAACCATTTCTGATAAAATTGATACCATAGCAGCCGCCATCGACACCTACACCAAAGGCGGTTTACTTCTTATTCAAAATAAGGAAAGCTTCGCGCTCTGCTCTTCAGCTGAAAAAATCACTGATCGCAACCTCAGTTTTGCCCTCTCTTTATCCCGAACTCCATGCACCGTAGCTGTCACCGAAGGCTTAGCCGAAAAACTTTTTATTCCTGCTCCAGTTATTAATACTAAAGCAGAAGAACGTCGCTTTTTACTCCCTGTTAACCACAGAGCCAATGAACTACACGACTACACAACTGCGGCTATGAAAAAATCCATTAGCTTATTTTGCTCCGACGAGCTGACTATTGACGACTGGATGACCCCTGGTAACATCAACCCTTTACAAATCTATGGTGCTAATTCATCATCTAGACCAGGCCTACCGGAAGCCGCTGTTGCACTCTGCTTTAAGAGCAAACTTCCTCATGCCGCGATCTGCCAAAACCTTATTGATGCCGACGGTAAAGAAATGAATTCAGAGCAGGCACACGTCATATCTACAAGATATCAAATTCCTATTTATCAAGTGAGTGAACTAATCTCAGAAAACTCTGAACTCTTTGAAGATGATTATTTTGGTGATCTTTAA
- a CDS encoding thioredoxin family protein: protein MTKMIKHLGLISLALIFTATLSAKDEWVTDYEKALKTAKAEKKHLLLNFTGSDWCGWCIKLDKEVFDTSKFKKYAKKELILVKLDFPRKGKQSKEEKAQNQKLAKEFGVRGYPTILILDPDGKLIQKTGYQKGGEKNYIQHIEDIIKKSKK, encoded by the coding sequence ATGACAAAAATGATTAAACACCTCGGCCTCATATCACTAGCCCTGATTTTTACAGCTACATTAAGTGCCAAAGACGAATGGGTCACCGACTACGAAAAAGCACTTAAAACTGCTAAAGCCGAGAAAAAACATCTATTGCTCAATTTCACCGGTTCAGATTGGTGTGGCTGGTGTATCAAACTCGACAAAGAAGTCTTTGATACAAGTAAGTTTAAGAAATACGCTAAAAAAGAACTCATTTTAGTCAAACTTGACTTCCCCAGAAAAGGAAAACAAAGCAAGGAAGAAAAAGCTCAAAACCAAAAACTCGCCAAAGAGTTTGGTGTACGTGGCTACCCGACTATCCTCATTCTAGATCCTGATGGAAAACTCATCCAAAAAACTGGCTACCAAAAAGGTGGTGAAAAAAATTATATTCAGCATATCGAAGATATAATCAAAAAAAGTAAAAAATAA
- a CDS encoding DUF2062 domain-containing protein — translation MSILSPRFYRIQFFKILRSGGSPEYIARSVFCGVFAGLTVPLLQIPVAIFIAWIFKANKTIASLSTFVSNPLSYPVFWFGALYIGSFFIPGNEQFLADCQKHFFELSFWFNLDWWELGSSTILMFITGGSILGLFLGTLAYFWTKKNVIKKRAKRLKNERLKKINKEA, via the coding sequence ATGAGTATCCTAAGTCCGCGATTTTACCGCATCCAATTCTTTAAAATCCTCCGCTCTGGAGGCAGCCCCGAGTATATTGCTCGATCGGTTTTTTGTGGCGTATTTGCGGGATTGACTGTCCCTCTTCTACAGATCCCCGTCGCCATTTTTATCGCATGGATCTTTAAAGCGAACAAAACTATTGCCTCTTTATCAACTTTTGTCTCCAATCCATTAAGCTACCCGGTTTTTTGGTTTGGCGCACTTTACATTGGCTCCTTCTTCATCCCTGGCAACGAACAATTTCTCGCCGATTGCCAAAAACACTTTTTCGAACTCTCTTTTTGGTTCAATCTAGATTGGTGGGAACTCGGCAGCAGTACCATTTTAATGTTTATCACAGGTGGGTCCATCCTAGGACTTTTCCTTGGAACACTCGCTTATTTCTGGACAAAAAAGAACGTGATTAAAAAACGAGCAAAAAGATTAAAAAACGAGCGTTTAAAAAAAATAAACAAAGAGGCATGA
- the fabG gene encoding 3-oxoacyl-ACP reductase FabG — MQFNDQNIIVTGGTRGIGKAIAKNFLELGATVLVTYSGNKAAALEFIAENDEYKDRIFIDCFNVADASACEDFFTRLPFEKVHVLVNNAGIRKDNIVAMMPNEDWQQVLDINLTGTFNMCKAAVMKMSRQRYGRIINITSPCSHFGFAGQANYAASKAGQIGLSRSLSKEVAKRKITVNCVSPGFIGTDLISDLPEKLVDEYKQQIPMKRFGTVNEVANCVSFLASEQASYVTGTVLEVSGGL, encoded by the coding sequence ATGCAATTTAATGATCAGAATATCATTGTCACTGGTGGTACCCGCGGTATTGGCAAAGCCATAGCCAAAAACTTCCTCGAACTAGGCGCCACAGTCCTCGTCACTTATAGTGGAAATAAAGCAGCTGCACTTGAGTTCATAGCCGAAAACGATGAGTATAAAGACAGAATTTTCATCGATTGTTTCAACGTAGCTGACGCATCCGCTTGTGAAGACTTTTTTACTCGCCTTCCTTTTGAAAAAGTCCACGTTCTTGTAAACAACGCGGGAATTCGCAAAGACAATATTGTCGCTATGATGCCGAACGAGGACTGGCAACAGGTCCTAGATATAAACCTTACAGGAACTTTCAATATGTGTAAGGCCGCCGTCATGAAAATGTCACGCCAACGCTATGGCCGTATTATTAACATCACCTCACCATGCTCACATTTCGGTTTTGCGGGCCAAGCTAATTACGCTGCCTCAAAAGCAGGCCAAATCGGACTTAGTCGCTCTCTTTCCAAAGAAGTGGCCAAAAGAAAAATCACGGTTAACTGCGTCTCACCAGGTTTCATTGGAACTGATCTCATCTCAGATTTACCTGAAAAATTAGTCGATGAATACAAGCAGCAAATCCCAATGAAACGCTTTGGCACCGTCAATGAAGTGGCCAATTGCGTAAGCTTCCTTGCTTCAGAACAAGCCAGCTATGTAACGGGTACAGTTTTAGAAGTGAGCGGTGGCCTATAA
- a CDS encoding ATP-binding protein, which yields MKHTEVMLHFIAGPSAGKSISVKESTTIGRALESNIPVADRRMSRTHVKIFSKDELWWIEDLKSSNGTWLGTERITGTHELKNLQHIRIGSSVLEVDFPDDDPRSNLRILHSIDPLHLRNLSMAEDEMMYPSEHRRLAAIYGLTDLIKGVQDENELFSLVTRYLIQSMPQAEKCCIYLLKDNGEYLTPAEGIDSEYQHLEYSEYPVSRKILNYVSMKLRAILCVYNMQEIKDATQSVVMGRNQQFLVAPLIHERELLGVVCLSSSFVVNELSFTEGDLQFLTGVVFTTASHLFSVRLNQRTVESERLAALGTTAASLSHYIKNILTGVDGCLYLMRMGIDEEDSNLMNDAWNVLSRNHKRLTGLMLDLLNLAKESSLNIQPHSLTEIIVEVVDLLQQGFENRGIKLKVSDQIRFKSLVVDLDSMAIHRVFLNLLNNAADAIVGKYKGEEGGMIELRVDLSQSEQLLEIDVIDNGEGIPEEMKSRVFEVFYTGKGDEGTGLGLAVSKKIIESHKGNISFSSDPNGTIFSIRLPLHQRNNNTRLIDLPEDFLSQLNEGKDRGDTKTFD from the coding sequence GTGAAGCATACTGAAGTCATGTTGCATTTTATCGCGGGGCCCTCTGCGGGGAAAAGTATTTCAGTCAAAGAGAGTACGACGATTGGGCGAGCGCTTGAATCGAATATTCCTGTTGCTGATAGGCGCATGTCGAGAACTCATGTCAAGATTTTTTCGAAAGATGAATTGTGGTGGATAGAAGACTTAAAAAGCTCTAATGGGACATGGTTAGGGACTGAGCGTATAACAGGGACGCATGAATTAAAAAATCTTCAGCATATTCGTATTGGTTCTTCAGTATTAGAAGTTGATTTTCCAGATGACGATCCGCGCTCTAATTTGCGAATCTTACACAGTATAGATCCTCTCCATCTGCGTAACCTATCCATGGCAGAAGATGAAATGATGTACCCTTCTGAGCATAGAAGATTAGCGGCTATTTACGGTCTGACTGACCTTATTAAAGGAGTGCAGGATGAAAATGAACTTTTTTCATTAGTCACACGTTATTTAATCCAGTCCATGCCCCAGGCAGAAAAGTGCTGTATTTATCTTTTAAAAGATAATGGGGAATATCTCACCCCCGCGGAAGGGATTGATAGTGAATATCAGCATTTAGAGTACTCTGAATACCCAGTGAGTCGCAAAATTTTAAACTATGTTTCCATGAAATTACGCGCGATTTTATGTGTGTATAACATGCAAGAAATTAAAGATGCGACGCAATCGGTTGTTATGGGTAGGAATCAACAGTTCCTTGTGGCGCCATTAATACATGAACGCGAGTTGCTCGGCGTTGTGTGTCTGAGCTCTTCTTTTGTGGTGAATGAACTGAGTTTTACTGAGGGAGATTTGCAGTTCCTGACAGGAGTGGTATTTACGACGGCAAGTCATTTATTTAGTGTCAGGCTTAATCAGCGTACAGTAGAATCAGAGCGTTTAGCAGCCTTAGGTACAACTGCGGCTAGTTTATCTCATTATATAAAAAATATTTTAACGGGTGTAGATGGCTGTCTCTATTTGATGAGGATGGGGATTGATGAAGAAGATTCAAACTTAATGAATGATGCGTGGAATGTACTCTCAAGGAATCATAAACGACTGACGGGTTTAATGCTAGATTTACTCAATTTAGCTAAAGAATCGAGTCTCAATATACAGCCTCATTCACTCACGGAAATAATAGTGGAAGTGGTAGATCTCTTGCAACAAGGTTTCGAGAACCGTGGGATTAAGCTTAAAGTGAGCGACCAAATTCGCTTTAAAAGCCTCGTGGTAGATCTGGATTCAATGGCGATACATCGTGTGTTTTTAAATTTATTAAATAATGCGGCAGATGCAATTGTAGGGAAGTACAAAGGAGAAGAGGGAGGAATGATTGAGTTGAGGGTAGATTTATCTCAATCGGAGCAGTTACTAGAGATTGATGTGATTGATAATGGAGAAGGAATTCCAGAAGAAATGAAATCTCGAGTATTTGAAGTCTTTTATACGGGGAAAGGGGATGAAGGTACAGGCTTAGGTTTAGCTGTGTCTAAAAAGATAATTGAGAGTCATAAGGGCAATATAAGTTTTTCATCAGACCCCAATGGGACTATTTTTTCTATTCGTTTACCGCTTCATCAACGTAATAATAATACTCGACTCATTGATTTGCCAGAAGATTTTTTAAGTCAACTTAATGAAGGGAAAGATCGGGGTGATACAAAAACGTTTGATTGA
- a CDS encoding shikimate kinase, which yields MNIILVGFMASGKSSLSRYMATRTKRQALDLDIEIEKRAQMSIPKIFETVGEKAFRDLESYVTKLCKNYHNTIIATGGGCILREENRRALKEAGLVIWLNTSPENVQKYTAKRNNRPLLKGDKSLNDITQMMKKREALYADSSHLKIDVFQHNLEEIFDIIQSYKDQFLAQEYAKP from the coding sequence ATGAATATTATTTTAGTGGGTTTTATGGCCAGCGGAAAAAGCTCCCTGAGTAGATATATGGCTACGCGTACAAAACGCCAGGCACTTGACCTTGATATTGAAATTGAGAAAAGAGCTCAAATGAGCATCCCTAAAATCTTTGAAACCGTTGGCGAAAAAGCGTTTCGCGACTTAGAATCTTACGTAACTAAGCTCTGTAAAAATTATCACAACACTATAATAGCTACTGGTGGAGGTTGTATACTTCGCGAAGAAAACCGCCGTGCCCTCAAAGAAGCTGGTTTAGTCATATGGCTCAACACAAGCCCAGAAAACGTACAAAAGTACACCGCAAAAAGAAATAATCGTCCCCTACTTAAAGGTGACAAAAGCTTAAATGATATCACACAAATGATGAAAAAAAGAGAAGCTTTATATGCTGATTCAAGTCATTTAAAAATAGATGTCTTCCAGCATAACCTCGAAGAGATTTTTGATATCATCCAAAGTTATAAAGATCAATTTTTAGCGCAAGAATACGCAAAACCATAA
- the nrdR gene encoding transcriptional regulator NrdR, producing MRCPECSSTSNKVLETRLSKDRNLLRRRRQCNGCETRFSTQEELVRGDLMIIKSSGRKEDFNIQKVREGLQLALRKRPVGDDAINEAVENIKSRVSDRLDREVSSHEIGEMVMMELKGLDEVAYVRFASVYREFKDASEFIETIQSMQASDYDSDK from the coding sequence ATGCGTTGTCCTGAATGTTCTTCCACATCAAATAAGGTCCTAGAAACTCGTTTGTCAAAAGATCGCAATCTTTTACGTCGTCGTCGCCAATGCAATGGCTGTGAAACTCGTTTTTCCACGCAGGAAGAATTAGTTAGAGGCGACTTGATGATAATTAAATCAAGTGGGCGTAAGGAAGACTTTAATATTCAGAAAGTGAGAGAAGGGCTACAATTAGCCTTGAGGAAACGTCCTGTAGGGGATGATGCCATTAATGAGGCAGTAGAGAATATCAAATCCAGAGTGTCAGATCGTCTCGATAGGGAAGTTTCCTCTCATGAAATTGGTGAGATGGTGATGATGGAGTTAAAAGGCTTAGACGAAGTGGCCTATGTTCGTTTTGCTTCTGTGTATCGTGAATTTAAAGACGCGTCAGAATTTATCGAAACGATTCAATCAATGCAGGCCTCGGATTATGATTCAGATAAATGA
- a CDS encoding Trm112 family protein: MQLKQDLLSILDCPVCKSGAGLEQSEQVLRCTTCEQAFRLKALDGPDGEGVLMPDFLEIEGE; the protein is encoded by the coding sequence GTGCAATTAAAGCAAGATTTATTAAGCATACTAGATTGTCCAGTTTGTAAGTCTGGAGCAGGGTTGGAGCAAAGCGAACAAGTGTTGCGTTGTACGACCTGTGAGCAGGCGTTCAGGTTAAAGGCATTAGACGGGCCTGATGGTGAGGGTGTTTTGATGCCAGATTTCCTTGAAATTGAGGGGGAATAA